The nucleotide sequence GCACCGGCAGCCCACCACGCCGGCCGGCCTTGCGGGCCGGCCGGAATTCCTTGGCTTACGCCTGGGCCGCCAGGGTCTGGGTGTCCACGCGGACACCCACGCCCATGGTCGAGGACACCGCCAGCTTGCGCAGGTAGATGCCCTTGCTGGTGGCCGGCTTGGCCTTGTTCAGCGCGTCCACCAGCGCCGCCAGGTTGCCCCGCAGCTTGTCGGCGTCGAACGAGCGACGGCCGATGGTGGCGTGCACGATGCCCGCCTTGTCCACGCGGAACTGCACCTGGCCGGCCTTGGCGTTCTTCACCGCCGTGGCGACGTCGGGCGTCACGGTGCCCACCTTGGGGTTGGGCATCAGGCCGCGCGGGCCCAGGATCTGGCCCAGCGTGCCGACCACGCGCATCGCGTCGGGGGCGGCGATCACCACGTCGAACGGCATGTCGCCGGCCTTGACCTTGGCGGCCAGGTCGTCCATGCCGACGATGTCGGCGCCGGCGGCCCTGGCTTCCTCGGCCTTGGCACCCTGGGCGAACACGGCCACGCGCTTGGTCTTGCCGGTGCCGT is from Ramlibacter tataouinensis TTB310 and encodes:
- the rplA gene encoding 50S ribosomal protein L1, yielding MAKLTKKQKALQGKVDSNKLYPLSDALTMVKEAATAKFDESIDVAVQLGIDAKKSDQVVRGAVVMPNGTGKTKRVAVFAQGAKAEEARAAGADIVGMDDLAAKVKAGDMPFDVVIAAPDAMRVVGTLGQILGPRGLMPNPKVGTVTPDVATAVKNAKAGQVQFRVDKAGIVHATIGRRSFDADKLRGNLAALVDALNKAKPATSKGIYLRKLAVSSTMGVGVRVDTQTLAAQA